A genomic region of Magnolia sinica isolate HGM2019 chromosome 6, MsV1, whole genome shotgun sequence contains the following coding sequences:
- the LOC131248921 gene encoding beta-carotene isomerase D27, chloroplastic: MDSKLLLHHRGFPPTTPRRNLTHMLKRSPPILAVIAKPKKNIAIETETMTIYNDNWFDRMAIHHLSKNVQTATGIKNSKTGYESLIEAATYVSKNYNPNKQQELVIQALQSAFPKPLLSMIRTLMPHSKFTREFFAVFTTIFFSWLIGPCEVRESELEGSIEKNVVHIRKCRFLEGTSCVGMCTNLCKMPSQKFIKDSFGIPVNMVPNFEDMSCDMIFGEEPPAAMDDPAFKQPCYKFLCKAKQKHNLDCSSV; this comes from the exons ATGGATTCCAAGCTTCTTCTCCACCATAGAGGCTTTCCTCCAACTACTCCACGCCGGAATCTGACCCACATGCTGAAACGTTCTCCTCCAATCCTCGCAGTGATTGCAAAACCAAAGAAAAACATCGCAATCGAAACGGAAACAATGACAATCTACAACGACAATTGGTTTGATCGAATGGCCATTCACCACCTCTCTAAAAATGTCCAAACCGCTACAG GGATTAAAAACAGTAAGACAGGTTATGAAAGCTTGATAGAGGCAGCTACTTATGTTTCAAAGAATTACAATCCAAACAAACAGCAAGAACTGGTCATTCAAGCTCTTCAAAGTGCCTTTCCCAAGCCCCTCCTTTCAatg ATCAGAACTTTGATGCCACACTCCAAATTCACGAGAGAATTCTTCGCTGTCTTCACCACCATCTTTTTCTCTTGGCTCATTGGACCCTGTGAG GTGAGGGAATCGGAGCTTGAAGGAAGCATTGAGAAAAACGTGGTTCACATCAGGAAATgcag GTTTTTGGAGGGGACCAGTTGTGTAGGGATGTGCACCAACCTGTGTAAGATGCCATCCCAAAAGTTCATCAAGGACTCCTTCGGAATTCCAGTCAACATGGTACCTA ATTTCGAGGACATGAGCTGCGACATGATATTTGGTGAAGAACCTCCTGCGGCGATGGATGATCCAGCATTCAAACAGCCTTGCTACAAATTTCTCT GTAAAGCAAAGCAAAAGCATAACTTGGATTGCTCCAGCGTATGA